Part of the Bacillus andreraoultii genome is shown below.
TGCATATTGTCCATAAGCTTTCAATCTATTCGGTAAACTAGCTGCTGGTTCAACGGCAAAATACATATATAATTTATATTCGTCGCTGTTATTATCAATAGTTCTTTTAAAGCGTCCTTACCAAGACTGTTCTAATAGTTCAATTTTATTATATAAACCAATGTAAAATCACCTATTTTTAATAGTTTTGAAAAATCAATAACAAGTCTTACGGTAAAGAGGAAAAATGACAAATGACCTTTTATGTTTATTTCAATACTATAATAGTCGAAAATAACCGTAACTCATAAAAATGAATTACGGTTATTCTATTGGGAGTAGTCCTTATCCCAACAATCGATATTCGTATCATAGATTTTATTCATGTTCACTTGTTCGATTCATTTATTTTTATCTTTATCGTAATTTTTCAATGCTAACTTAGTTGCAAAATAAACAACACATCCAAGTACGAAAAGGTTAATTAACGAGCCGATTAAACCAAGACCCCATCCGCCAAAACCATATCCATGCATCATTCCACCATAACCCCACATCATGTTTATCCCTCCTAGTGACAAATATACCATTAGTTTTCCAACTTTACGATTCTTTATAAGTAAAGGAATTGGAAAAGTAAGACCATAGTCACTTACAAATTCTTTTATACGTGCCATTCCTTTACAAGACTTGTTGTGATACCAACATTTCCCATTAAATTTGTTTAAATTATATGCAGCTTGAATTATTTAAGATTCTTTGTTAAGTCTATTAACATTTGTTCATCCATTGGGCCGACGATTTTTTTCACGATTACACCATTTTGATCAATGATATAGCTAGTAGGAATGGCATGGGCTTCATATAAAGTTCCAATTTCTCCGGTTTCATCTAAAGGAATTGGAAAAGTAAGACCATAATCACTTACAAATTCTTTTATACGTGCCATTCCTTTATCAAGACTTGTTAGATTGACTGCTACTATTTCAATTCCCTTATTTTTATTTTTTTTATAGAAATTTTGTAAATGGGGCATTTCGGCTTTACAAGGCGGACACCAAGTAGCCCAGAAGTTTAGTATAACTATTTTTCCACGTAAGTCAGTTAACTTTACAAACTCCCCTGTTAAATTAACTAATTCAAAATCAGGAGCCGGTTCATTCTCTTCGATAGAGCTAGTTCCCCATTGAATTTTATTATTCTTCGTTTTTCGTTCTTCGAGTGTAGGGGCATTATCTACTGTTGAGGATAATTCATCATCAGCTAATTTAGTGTTTTGTTTTAACTCATACTGTTTCCAAATATTAACACTTATAAGAACAATCGCTAAAAAAACGATTCCTGCTGTTAAAAATTTTTTATACATGACGATTCTTCCCCTCCCCTTTTGGCAGTTTTAGAGAAATTATTGTAATCACGGTTAACCATATTAATGTAAGTACTTTTAATGACAAAATTGATTCAAAAATACTCATGACGACTAATTCCAACAATACAAGTATTAGGAGTAACTGAACAGGCATAGTAAGGCTTTTATTCTTATGCCATATAAATAAAAAGATAGATATTCCTAATAAAATAACATGAAAAATAGTCATTAAGACATTGTGGTTTAAATAACTTTCTATTAGGACAAAAATGAAATAAAAGAGTAAATATAATCTGGAGAATTCAAAAAAAAATGTTCGGGATTTATTCATCCAAATGATAAAATAGATGGTAAGAAACAATAATGCCAATATATGTCCCAACCAGCCCCCATTGTAATATAGAACAGACATTGGATAATCAATAAAAAGTGAGAAGTGAAATAATATATAACTAAACTTCCATATTAAAACATAATAGAAAAAACTATTTCCATACCAATCACTTGTTTTTTCCTTAAAGGCAATTCTGTAAACTACAGAAGCTAAAATAAAAGCAATGACTACTGCAAGTATAGTTGAGGACACGGTTAAGTTCCCTATTTGATAGTAATTCAAGACCACTCACCTACAAATTTTTTATTGACCTTCTTTAGATATATGTCGAAAACCCTCGTGACTTCTAATCACGAGTTGTTGACACAGGGTATTCCATGTATTTAATGGATTTTGCTACAATAAATATCGATTATTAAGAACTCGCTTAAAACTCAAATAAACTAAAAGACGATAACCAAGCGCTGATTTTTTGCATTTGTCCGCTCAACACCAAAAAACCTAGTATAACCATTATCATTCCATTGATAAATGATAGCTTTGGTAGATATTTATTGAGTACTCTTAGCGATTTGAGTGAGTATGAAATAAAAATTGAAATAATAAAAAACGGAATCGCCATTCCTAATGAATAGGCACTTAAAAGAAGAATGCCTTGATTCAATGTTTCTGTTGAACTAGCTAAAAGTAATATAGATGAAAGTGCTAGACTCACACAAGGGGACCAACCTGTAGCAAAAGCCATTCCTAAAACAACAGAATGAATGAGCCCCTTAGATTTCTTAGTAACAATCGGTTTCTTTTCCAACATTAAAAACTTAACATTAAGTAAACCGGCCATCTGAAGACCAAAAATAATAATGATGAATCCAGCAATTTGCATAACAATTAGGCGGTAGTCAGCAAGAACCTTTCCGATAAGACCGGCAGAAGCACCAAGTGCAATAAAGACGAAACTAAAACCTAGAATAAATCCAATAGACCGAATATAAAGTTTGTCTCGATCCACCTGTAATTGTGAATTTTCAATTTTCCCTCCAGTTAAATGTGTGATATAGGCTGGTAATAACGGAAATACACAAGGTGAAAAAAATGAGAGTAACCCTGCTACAATGGCAAACCATATACCAATATCATTCATTGAATTTCTACCTCCCTCCTACTTCTTTCACCTTACAAGTAAATATTAGAATTAATTTCTATCATTCATCACAGTAATACAGTGCGGGGTATATAATAATTCGTATACCTATATAGGTATACTATCTGAACAATAATAGTAAGTCAATCATAATAACTTTTTAAGACAGCATCACTTCCAGCATTTTAACTGGATCAAAGCCACTAATCCATTGTCCATGGAAATTAGTTTGTGGTACAGTAAATTTACCAGTTTTTCCTATTAGTTTAATCAAAGCTAGCGGGTGAAAATCTACATTAATCTCCTTATACGATATTTCATTTAATTCAAGAAAATTCTTTACCATTCCACAGACCGGACATGTTGTTGACGTATAGACAGTTACCTCTTGTCTCATTTTTTCCCTTTCTCCTTAAGATCAGATTATGTTAGTAAGTTCTTTTCTATTCTAATGGCTAAATCAAAGACAACGCTTGTCCCCTACTTCTCATAGGTATTGATGTAGCAAGAAATGGACACCTTTTGCAGCATTATTCCCCTGTTTCAGCAAAATACTTGTTTCTTTCCAGTGTAAAGAACAGAATTGGAATCGTTAGTACAATACCTGTTAAATTAAAACATAAAAATTATCAAACTATAATTATAGTTTTATTGTGATATTAGGAAAGTGGCAAAATTGTCCCCCCAATGGCGCCTGCAATCACTATGATCCATGGTGGTAGTTTCCAGTAGACTAACAAGCTGAACAAAATTGCCGCAAAAGCAAAGTCAATGGGTGCTAATATAGAAGTAGTCCAAATCGGATGGTAAAACGCAGAAATTAATATACCTACTACTCCTGCATTAACCCCCATTAAAGCACTGTTAACTTTTGGATTACGCCGGAAATAATCCCAGAAAGGAAGTGCTCCAAATATTAATAAAAATGCTGGTAAAAATATCGCAACAGTAGCTAATACACCTCCTACCCACCCGTTCATTACAGTACCTAAGT
Proteins encoded:
- a CDS encoding cytochrome c biogenesis CcdA family protein — protein: MNDIGIWFAIVAGLLSFFSPCVFPLLPAYITHLTGGKIENSQLQVDRDKLYIRSIGFILGFSFVFIALGASAGLIGKVLADYRLIVMQIAGFIIIIFGLQMAGLLNVKFLMLEKKPIVTKKSKGLIHSVVLGMAFATGWSPCVSLALSSILLLASSTETLNQGILLLSAYSLGMAIPFFIISIFISYSLKSLRVLNKYLPKLSFINGMIMVILGFLVLSGQMQKISAWLSSFSLFEF
- a CDS encoding peroxiredoxin family protein — translated: MYKKFLTAGIVFLAIVLISVNIWKQYELKQNTKLADDELSSTVDNAPTLEERKTKNNKIQWGTSSIEENEPAPDFELVNLTGEFVKLTDLRGKIVILNFWATWCPPCKAEMPHLQNFYKKNKNKGIEIVAVNLTSLDKGMARIKEFVSDYGLTFPIPLDETGEIGTLYEAHAIPTSYIIDQNGVIVKKIVGPMDEQMLIDLTKNLK
- a CDS encoding glutaredoxin family protein, with the translated sequence MRQEVTVYTSTTCPVCGMVKNFLELNEISYKEINVDFHPLALIKLIGKTGKFTVPQTNFHGQWISGFDPVKMLEVMLS